One Desulfobulbus oligotrophicus DNA segment encodes these proteins:
- a CDS encoding Hsp20/alpha crystallin family protein translates to MATRWHDMHQLFGALDLFRNQMNSLLQNVDQTYTTERGWGIRDGFPRTNLSDTGDNLELFAEVPGINKEQLHVKIQGNYLEISGSRPADSPEGYTLHRNERVVSSFSRSFTLPYEVDATQVTATLNDGLLKIVLPKSEAAKPRQVTIS, encoded by the coding sequence ATGGCAACACGCTGGCACGACATGCATCAACTTTTTGGAGCCCTGGATCTTTTCCGCAACCAGATGAACAGTCTGCTCCAAAATGTTGATCAAACGTACACAACAGAGAGAGGCTGGGGCATTCGTGATGGATTTCCAAGGACCAATTTAAGTGATACTGGAGACAACCTGGAGTTATTCGCCGAAGTTCCGGGCATAAACAAAGAGCAGTTACATGTAAAGATCCAGGGAAATTACTTGGAGATCAGCGGATCAAGACCGGCAGACAGTCCGGAGGGATACACACTGCACCGAAATGAACGGGTTGTCTCATCGTTTTCGCGAAGTTTCACCTTACCGTATGAAGTTGATGCCACTCAAGTTACGGCAACCCTCAACGATGGCCTTCTTAAAATTGTGCTGCCAAAATCAGAGGCTGCCAAGCCGCGTCAGGTCACCATATCGTAA
- a CDS encoding Hsp20/alpha crystallin family protein, with protein sequence MSEREIIARGEQSGERVDQLPAVVPAVDIFENENEILLHVDLPGVQKDDISINIDNGKLALSAARYLPTAGAQAWREIADVQFRRTFAVPQSVDLNNVRAELKNGVLSLHLRKSEAAGPRQIEITTS encoded by the coding sequence ATGAGTGAACGTGAAATTATCGCCCGTGGTGAACAGTCTGGAGAAAGAGTCGACCAGTTACCCGCTGTGGTACCAGCGGTGGATATCTTTGAAAATGAAAACGAGATCTTGCTTCATGTCGACCTGCCTGGAGTACAAAAAGACGATATCAGCATCAATATCGATAACGGCAAATTGGCTCTCTCGGCTGCCCGTTATCTCCCGACAGCAGGTGCACAGGCTTGGCGGGAAATTGCCGATGTACAGTTTCGTCGAACCTTTGCCGTACCACAGAGTGTTGACCTCAATAACGTCCGGGCAGAGTTAAAAAATGGTGTTCTTAGTCTCCATCTGCGCAAATCAGAAGCAGCAGGTCCACGACAGATTGAAATCACCACCAGCTAA
- a CDS encoding Hsp20/alpha crystallin family protein — translation MEFKKLAPWNWFKKEEEIEHTVPVKHGGKSDYFPERYYDPTLSIHRDIDRLFNQFFHGFGRLSSEGHRAWPHMDESGMLKPKIDLAAGDDAYLLTVEIPGVHEKDVSIDITGNTMTIRGEKRQEKEEKEKDYYRIERSYGSFQRVLSLPEDVDQDAIKAGFKNGVLSVDMPRKAVQKKDVKQVEIKSAA, via the coding sequence ATGGAATTCAAAAAACTCGCACCATGGAACTGGTTTAAGAAAGAAGAAGAGATTGAGCACACAGTACCGGTTAAACACGGGGGAAAGAGCGATTACTTTCCGGAACGATACTATGATCCGACACTGTCGATCCATCGTGACATCGATCGCCTGTTTAATCAATTTTTCCACGGATTTGGCAGGCTTTCCTCAGAAGGACACAGAGCATGGCCTCATATGGATGAGTCCGGTATGTTGAAACCCAAAATTGACCTGGCTGCCGGTGATGATGCGTACCTGCTCACTGTGGAAATCCCCGGTGTCCATGAAAAAGATGTCTCCATTGACATCACAGGCAATACCATGACTATCCGCGGAGAAAAACGACAGGAAAAGGAAGAAAAAGAAAAGGACTACTACCGTATTGAACGGAGTTACGGATCTTTTCAACGAGTGCTGTCGCTACCGGAAGATGTGGATCAGGACGCTATAAAGGCCGGCTTTAAAAATGGTGTGTTATCCGTCGACATGCCACGAAAGGCTGTACAGAAAAAAGACGTCAAACAGGTTGAAATCAAGAGTGCTGCATAA
- a CDS encoding DUF4824 family protein, translated as MRLTRVVQVLLLVGCILLAVVNYSIFHHVKSNQQGQPNARLWLTERELPLLKNPISEDTGLRLGLHWRVLGDEAAEDRHGTPFWLTGEKLQQLGFPIDSLPADRQSKRLYREKRPVYIVFEQNGPTFKKAVHQAAQLYEREDGAVKQHPNDKSLRASRLAALKRLQAEEVSLPRLFAVDAGVNPAELKELYSNSSQYFILPGIVQLHVREENNRVMVSGFIDSINLPSVHVPVQFSSAIKALIARHQQSTRQPQPPRYAVLLAWGHHLEPWIDAVGPVAD; from the coding sequence ATGCGCCTGACCAGGGTGGTACAGGTGCTGCTTCTGGTTGGCTGTATCCTGTTGGCTGTTGTGAATTACAGCATCTTTCACCATGTAAAGTCCAACCAACAGGGACAGCCGAATGCCCGGCTCTGGCTGACTGAACGTGAACTTCCTCTGTTGAAAAATCCGATATCTGAGGATACCGGCCTGCGGTTGGGTCTTCACTGGCGTGTTTTAGGGGATGAGGCTGCAGAAGATCGTCATGGAACACCTTTCTGGCTGACCGGTGAAAAGTTACAACAGTTGGGTTTTCCGATAGATTCGTTGCCGGCAGACAGGCAATCCAAACGTCTGTATCGGGAGAAACGCCCGGTATACATAGTTTTTGAACAAAATGGGCCAACTTTTAAAAAGGCGGTTCATCAAGCTGCCCAGCTGTATGAACGAGAGGATGGTGCGGTTAAGCAACATCCAAATGACAAGAGTCTGCGTGCGTCACGGTTGGCAGCCTTAAAGAGACTGCAGGCCGAAGAGGTGAGCTTGCCGCGTCTGTTTGCCGTTGATGCCGGTGTCAATCCGGCAGAACTGAAAGAGCTTTACAGTAATTCGTCACAGTACTTCATTCTTCCGGGCATAGTCCAACTGCACGTACGGGAAGAAAATAATCGTGTGATGGTCTCTGGTTTCATTGATTCGATCAACCTGCCCTCAGTCCACGTACCCGTACAGTTCAGTTCTGCCATCAAAGCACTTATTGCTCGACACCAACAGTCAACCCGCCAACCACAGCCACCACGCTATGCCGTACTTCTTGCCTGGGGGCATCACTTAGAACCATGGATTGATGCCGTGGGGCCGGTTGCTGACTGA
- a CDS encoding DUF2157 domain-containing protein: MNQEGQIRLSKTDIPVRTKAEAQDRVDQIQAFRQELTLLEQEQVLVLTHEQQTGVARYQQQILHYLASVFDTAGTTKEKQLGLGLAITASSGTLALAASVFFFYFQFWGGLPTTTQVQIVTGAPVIGLLCAAVAAMTGRFPSLARLFTIITWLCFVLNVLLLGRIYNCFPSAATVLAYAALAFVLAYAVTSRLLLVAGIMSLSAFLAAQMTIWKGWYWLSFYEHPEYFFAAALLFFLLSLIPHRLFTGFSSLYRICALLLFFLPVLLLSNWGEISNLERSVEQIETIYLLIGFIGSGLLIALGILLRWPEVVHTSYVFFTLFLFIQCYNWWWEWMSPYQFFLVVGVVAVLMFIGLKFLRYYLFQRNLQRLLCA; this comes from the coding sequence ATGAATCAAGAAGGGCAGATTCGTTTATCGAAAACAGACATACCGGTTCGAACAAAAGCCGAAGCACAGGACCGCGTCGATCAGATACAGGCATTCCGGCAGGAACTCACACTTCTTGAACAAGAACAAGTGCTGGTGCTGACCCATGAGCAGCAGACCGGTGTTGCCCGCTATCAGCAGCAGATACTCCACTACCTTGCCTCTGTTTTTGACACAGCCGGTACAACCAAAGAAAAACAACTGGGCCTGGGACTGGCTATTACCGCCTCTTCAGGGACCCTTGCTCTGGCTGCCAGTGTCTTCTTTTTCTATTTCCAATTTTGGGGCGGTTTGCCAACAACAACGCAGGTACAGATTGTAACAGGGGCGCCGGTCATTGGGCTTTTATGCGCTGCTGTCGCGGCAATGACCGGGAGGTTCCCCTCTCTTGCCAGGCTGTTTACTATAATAACCTGGCTTTGTTTTGTGCTCAATGTCCTCCTTCTCGGCAGGATATATAACTGTTTTCCCTCGGCCGCAACTGTGTTGGCCTATGCTGCCCTTGCCTTTGTTTTGGCCTACGCCGTAACAAGCAGATTGCTGCTTGTAGCAGGAATAATGAGTCTTTCCGCCTTCCTCGCCGCGCAGATGACGATCTGGAAGGGGTGGTACTGGCTTAGTTTTTATGAACACCCGGAATACTTTTTTGCAGCTGCTCTTCTGTTTTTCCTGCTGTCTCTGATACCGCATCGCCTTTTTACAGGTTTCTCCTCCCTGTATCGAATCTGTGCCCTGTTGCTCTTTTTTCTGCCGGTTCTTCTGCTCAGCAATTGGGGAGAAATCAGCAATCTTGAACGATCCGTCGAGCAGATTGAAACGATCTATCTGCTGATCGGCTTTATCGGCAGTGGACTGTTGATTGCGCTGGGGATTCTCCTCAGGTGGCCGGAAGTGGTGCATACCAGTTATGTGTTTTTTACTCTTTTCCTCTTTATTCAATGTTATAACTGGTGGTGGGAGTGGATGTCACCCTATCAGTTTTTTCTTGTTGTCGGAGTGGTTGCTGTGCTCATGTTTATTGGTCTTAAATTTCTACGCTACTACCTGTTTCAACGAAACCTGCAGAGGCTCCTATGCGCCTGA
- a CDS encoding alpha/beta hydrolase, with amino-acid sequence MALLPAIEQETTTDPDAAIIWLHGLGADGHDFAPIIPELNLPSELGIRFIFPHAPSRPVTVNGGYVMPAWFDIFEMDINRRVDIPQLMVSAAAINQLVDRELERGIDSRRLLLAGFSQGGAVAYQVSLSHAKPLGGLIAMSTYFATSSTITLNEANRHLPIEIHHGQYDPVVPIALGISAAELLQEQGYTVTFRTYPMEHSVCPQQIEHISQAIQQFLQK; translated from the coding sequence ATGGCATTACTTCCCGCTATTGAGCAAGAAACAACCACTGATCCTGATGCCGCAATCATCTGGCTCCATGGTTTAGGTGCAGATGGCCACGATTTTGCACCGATTATTCCAGAACTCAACCTGCCTTCGGAACTCGGCATTCGCTTTATTTTTCCCCACGCACCGTCCAGGCCTGTGACCGTGAATGGCGGTTATGTTATGCCGGCCTGGTTTGATATCTTTGAAATGGATATCAATCGCCGGGTAGACATTCCGCAGTTAATGGTTTCAGCAGCGGCCATTAATCAGCTTGTTGATCGTGAACTGGAGCGTGGAATCGATAGCCGACGTCTTCTCCTTGCCGGATTTTCCCAAGGTGGGGCTGTTGCCTACCAGGTCAGCCTCAGTCATGCGAAACCTCTTGGCGGACTGATAGCCATGTCCACCTATTTTGCCACAAGCAGCACCATCACCCTCAATGAGGCCAACCGTCATCTGCCCATTGAAATTCATCATGGTCAATATGACCCTGTCGTACCGATAGCCTTGGGGATCAGTGCTGCCGAGCTGCTGCAGGAGCAGGGCTATACTGTAACCTTTCGTACCTATCCCATGGAGCATTCGGTCTGTCCCCAACAGATTGAACATATCAGTCAGGCTATACAGCAGTTTCTTCAGAAATGA
- a CDS encoding efflux RND transporter periplasmic adaptor subunit, whose amino-acid sequence MSKTTLRRRLVLTSVLLITACTAAVVYYLLHREQQPNYMTMPVARGSIETTVLASGTVESVNMVSVGAQVSGQLKSLKVDLGDTVRAGQLVAEIDSLPQQNTLRTKTAALTAIRAQKQAKQASLALAELNHRRQIQMLAGDASSREEAETAEANLKVLRAEINALDAQIEQAELAVDTAQLDLGYTKISSPLDGVVVGIVTKEGQTVNANQTAPTIIKVAELDRMTIKVEISEADIIRVKPGQKVFFTVLGEPDNRYPAVINAIEPAPESIAKETSASSSVSSTDTAIYYIGIINVPNPDGKLRISMTAQVNIILEEAKDVLFIPSAALGDRDAKGRHAVRVLPRPGVIRKQWVHIGLNNNANAEVREGLEEGQQVVIGDPEITAAAPVRMRRPMRML is encoded by the coding sequence ATGAGCAAGACGACCTTACGACGCCGACTCGTTTTAACCTCAGTACTTCTGATAACTGCCTGCACAGCTGCTGTTGTCTACTACCTTTTGCATCGTGAACAGCAACCGAACTACATGACGATGCCGGTGGCCCGCGGTTCGATAGAAACGACTGTACTGGCCAGCGGCACAGTGGAGTCCGTCAACATGGTCAGTGTTGGTGCCCAGGTTTCCGGACAGTTGAAATCCTTGAAAGTAGATCTGGGCGACACGGTCAGGGCCGGTCAATTGGTAGCGGAAATTGACAGCCTGCCTCAACAGAATACTCTGCGGACTAAAACTGCAGCCTTAACTGCCATCCGTGCGCAAAAGCAGGCGAAACAGGCCTCATTGGCGCTGGCAGAGTTGAATCATCGACGGCAGATCCAGATGCTGGCAGGCGATGCCTCCTCCCGGGAGGAGGCCGAAACTGCTGAAGCCAATCTCAAGGTGCTCAGAGCAGAGATCAATGCCCTTGATGCCCAGATCGAACAGGCGGAACTGGCGGTGGATACGGCTCAACTCGACTTGGGATATACCAAGATCAGCTCACCTCTTGACGGTGTGGTTGTAGGGATTGTCACCAAAGAAGGGCAAACCGTTAATGCCAACCAAACAGCACCAACCATTATCAAGGTTGCAGAACTTGATCGCATGACCATCAAGGTCGAGATCTCGGAAGCGGACATTATTCGCGTAAAACCGGGTCAAAAAGTCTTCTTTACTGTACTCGGCGAGCCGGACAACCGTTATCCGGCTGTAATCAATGCCATTGAACCGGCACCGGAATCCATAGCAAAAGAAACCTCTGCCTCCTCCTCTGTGAGCAGTACGGACACCGCCATTTACTATATCGGTATTATCAATGTACCTAATCCTGACGGTAAGCTGCGTATATCCATGACAGCGCAGGTCAACATCATCCTTGAGGAGGCAAAGGATGTACTGTTTATCCCGTCAGCTGCACTGGGCGACAGAGACGCAAAAGGTCGTCATGCAGTACGTGTTCTCCCCAGACCAGGTGTCATCCGGAAACAGTGGGTGCACATTGGGCTCAACAACAACGCCAATGCTGAGGTGCGCGAAGGTTTAGAGGAAGGACAGCAGGTGGTGATTGGTGATCCGGAGATAACAGCTGCTGCCCCGGTAAGAATGCGCCGCCCGATGAGGATGCTCTGA
- a CDS encoding MacB family efflux pump subunit gives MTASLIELQGVCRDYVTGDTCLTVLNKVDLVIAAGEMVAIVGASGSGKSTLMNIIGCLDRPSRGVYRINGRETGRLTPDELAYLRREHFGFIFQRYHLLTSLTALANVEMPAIYAGVTTRDREERARWLLDRLGLAERMDYVPGKLSGGQQQRVSIARALMNGGTVILADEPTGALDSASGLEVIQILRELHSDGHTVILVTHNLEIAGYADRIIELKDGKVIVDRQTKPPSPPQPQAAAVPSARQPWQAYWQRFAEAFRMALTAMAAHRMRTLLTMLGIIIGIASVVSVVALGEGSRQRILKDISAMGTNTISIYPGVDWGDMRSGNVRTLVPRDAYALADQPYVDTVTPLVTKSLTLVYRNTSVSAQVNGVGEHYFRVRGMELAKGRQFDSDAVRASAQDVIIDQNTFRGLFKDQPDKVLGEVIMLGRVPCRVIGITKKSDTSFGDTDSLNIWVPYTTAMNRLTGQQYLRSITVRVADNVSTAIAEQSVVKLLTQRHGTRDFFVSNLDAIRQTIEKTTQTMTLLISSIALISLLVGGIGVMNIMLVSVTERTQEIGVRMAVGARHSDIMQQFLIEAVLVCLLGGTLGVGLALTVGGVVSFLGSEFNLIYSTTAIVSAFVCSSTIGILFGFLPARKAASLDPVIALTRE, from the coding sequence ATGACTGCCTCGTTGATTGAGTTACAGGGGGTTTGTCGGGATTATGTAACGGGAGACACCTGTCTGACCGTCCTCAACAAGGTTGATCTGGTTATTGCAGCCGGTGAAATGGTGGCCATCGTTGGTGCTTCAGGTTCCGGTAAATCCACCCTGATGAACATAATCGGTTGTCTCGATCGTCCCAGTCGTGGTGTCTATCGCATTAACGGCCGAGAGACCGGCCGGCTCACTCCGGATGAACTTGCCTATTTACGACGAGAACATTTTGGATTCATCTTTCAGCGTTACCACCTGCTTACAAGCCTCACCGCTTTAGCAAACGTTGAAATGCCGGCCATCTATGCCGGCGTCACAACCAGAGATCGAGAGGAGCGAGCACGCTGGCTCCTTGATCGTTTAGGTCTGGCTGAACGGATGGATTATGTACCAGGAAAGCTTTCCGGTGGGCAGCAGCAACGAGTTTCCATTGCCCGGGCCCTGATGAACGGAGGGACGGTTATCCTGGCTGACGAGCCGACAGGTGCACTTGATTCGGCCAGCGGACTTGAGGTCATCCAAATACTGCGAGAACTCCACAGCGATGGCCATACAGTTATCCTGGTGACCCACAACCTGGAAATAGCCGGCTATGCCGACAGGATTATCGAGCTGAAGGATGGCAAGGTAATTGTCGACCGCCAGACCAAACCACCCTCCCCTCCACAACCGCAGGCAGCCGCAGTTCCTTCTGCCCGGCAGCCATGGCAGGCCTACTGGCAAAGATTTGCAGAAGCATTCAGGATGGCTCTCACCGCTATGGCAGCTCACCGCATGCGGACCTTGTTGACGATGCTCGGCATAATCATCGGTATTGCCTCTGTGGTTTCCGTCGTGGCGCTCGGAGAAGGGTCACGGCAACGAATCCTCAAAGACATCAGTGCCATGGGAACCAACACCATCAGCATCTATCCCGGTGTTGATTGGGGTGACATGCGATCCGGCAATGTGCGCACCCTTGTCCCCCGGGACGCCTATGCCCTGGCCGATCAGCCCTATGTGGACACTGTAACGCCGCTGGTGACCAAATCACTGACACTCGTCTATCGTAACACCAGTGTCAGTGCCCAGGTCAATGGTGTGGGTGAGCATTATTTCCGGGTGCGGGGCATGGAACTTGCGAAGGGGCGGCAGTTTGACAGTGATGCGGTTCGTGCCAGTGCCCAGGATGTTATCATCGATCAAAATACCTTTCGAGGTCTGTTTAAAGATCAACCGGATAAAGTCCTTGGGGAAGTCATCATGCTTGGCAGAGTGCCCTGCCGGGTAATCGGTATCACTAAAAAATCGGATACAAGTTTTGGAGACACCGACAGCCTCAACATCTGGGTCCCCTATACAACAGCCATGAATCGCCTGACCGGACAACAGTATCTGCGGAGCATTACTGTCCGGGTAGCGGATAATGTCTCCACCGCAATCGCAGAACAAAGCGTGGTCAAACTGCTTACCCAACGCCATGGAACCAGAGATTTTTTTGTTTCCAACCTGGATGCTATCCGTCAAACCATCGAAAAAACAACCCAAACCATGACGCTGTTAATTTCCTCCATTGCCCTTATCTCTCTTCTGGTCGGTGGTATCGGCGTCATGAACATCATGCTGGTCTCTGTTACTGAACGAACGCAGGAAATCGGGGTACGTATGGCTGTTGGTGCACGGCACAGTGATATTATGCAACAGTTTCTCATCGAAGCGGTGCTGGTCTGCCTGCTTGGCGGTACTCTGGGTGTGGGATTGGCACTGACTGTGGGGGGAGTCGTTTCCTTTCTGGGAAGTGAATTTAATTTAATCTATTCCACCACCGCCATCGTGAGCGCCTTTGTCTGTTCGTCGACAATCGGTATTCTTTTCGGCTTTCTGCCTGCACGTAAAGCCGCATCCCTTGATCCAGTCATTGCTTTGACCAGGGAGTAG
- a CDS encoding efflux transporter outer membrane subunit: MRCSSRLLNILICLTVILPGCASVVHTPYKEPAVSIPKTWSYSSSLHTQKKGCWWHHFNDPALNQLVSQALQSNTELAITALRLRNALLQAELTDSRRLPSLQAEASTSYSRDVQRHRPENTLFGASIFSSYTVDLWGELAGEAEAARWEAQATREDLDNTILALTGTTASLYWRLRYLDERLALSSASIAYTRHSLGLADVRYAAGAATALDLLEAQRSLANQQANHTILLQQQTEVANELSIVLDRPPQQSIVLTGPANLLRTSTPEVAAGLPVHLLTRRPDLRAAEARLRSTLASGNAVRASFYPPLTLSGNLGQSSDELSRLLNNPIGTVMASLSLPFLQWRDMQRTISISDTEYEQASLGFRQTLYNALVEVENGLSARQRYKEESVELLKTLEAARKAEDLYQLRYQAGKIGIKPWLDAQESRRQAEISVVENQLNQLQNHVALIKALGGDMDENSHCSITTVQ; encoded by the coding sequence ATGCGCTGTTCGTCTCGTCTTCTCAACATACTCATCTGTCTGACCGTGATACTTCCAGGTTGCGCGTCTGTCGTACACACCCCCTACAAAGAACCCGCAGTTTCTATACCGAAAACCTGGTCCTACTCTTCTTCTCTTCATACTCAGAAAAAAGGTTGCTGGTGGCACCATTTTAACGATCCAGCCCTGAATCAGCTCGTCAGTCAGGCACTACAGTCCAACACAGAACTGGCTATAACAGCTCTACGCCTACGCAATGCACTGCTCCAGGCCGAACTCACAGACAGCAGACGTCTGCCGAGTTTACAGGCAGAGGCCAGTACAAGTTACAGCCGTGACGTACAAAGACACCGTCCGGAAAATACACTTTTCGGGGCTTCGATATTTTCCAGCTATACCGTTGATCTGTGGGGAGAATTAGCAGGAGAAGCTGAAGCCGCCCGCTGGGAAGCTCAAGCGACCAGAGAAGATCTGGACAACACTATCCTTGCTCTGACCGGTACCACAGCTTCTTTGTACTGGCGATTAAGATATCTTGATGAACGACTGGCTCTTTCTTCAGCCAGTATTGCATATACCCGCCATAGCCTGGGACTGGCCGATGTTCGCTATGCTGCCGGTGCAGCCACAGCTCTTGATCTTTTAGAGGCCCAACGTTCACTGGCAAATCAGCAGGCCAATCATACTATCTTATTACAACAGCAAACCGAGGTGGCAAACGAACTGAGCATCGTTCTGGATCGACCACCACAGCAGAGCATTGTACTCACTGGACCGGCGAATCTTCTCCGGACCAGCACTCCTGAAGTGGCCGCAGGATTACCGGTGCATCTGCTGACACGACGCCCGGACCTCCGCGCTGCCGAGGCTCGCCTTCGCTCCACACTGGCAAGCGGCAATGCTGTCCGGGCCTCCTTTTACCCGCCGCTCACCTTAAGTGGCAACCTTGGTCAAAGCAGCGACGAACTTTCACGACTGCTCAACAATCCCATAGGTACAGTCATGGCAAGCCTTTCCCTACCCTTCTTACAGTGGCGTGACATGCAGCGTACCATCAGCATCTCCGACACCGAATATGAACAGGCAAGCCTTGGCTTTCGCCAGACACTGTACAATGCCCTGGTTGAAGTGGAGAATGGGCTTTCTGCCCGACAACGGTACAAGGAAGAATCGGTCGAACTGTTGAAGACCCTGGAAGCAGCCCGAAAAGCAGAAGATCTCTACCAGCTCCGTTATCAGGCCGGAAAGATTGGCATCAAACCCTGGCTTGATGCCCAGGAGTCACGACGGCAGGCAGAGATCAGTGTCGTGGAAAACCAATTAAATCAATTACAGAACCACGTGGCCCTCATCAAGGCCTTGGGCGGCGATATGGATGAGAACAGTCACTGTTCCATAACGACAGTACAATAA
- a CDS encoding thioredoxin domain-containing protein — MVTLIVCPNCGAKNRIPTDKQRLTPKCGRCKHSLAGMPQSGLVNPLTDGQFHALVEQASLPVLVDFYSPTCGPCQILAPTLDALAHDYVGRLLIFKIDTSSQQRMAQRFQIRGVPTLLFFKNGRCIDQVVGAVPRSDIEQRIHTLLQQAA, encoded by the coding sequence ATGGTAACTCTGATTGTTTGTCCAAACTGTGGTGCAAAAAACAGGATCCCGACCGATAAACAGCGCCTGACACCTAAGTGTGGCCGGTGCAAACATTCTTTGGCCGGAATGCCGCAATCGGGTCTTGTCAACCCGTTAACAGACGGACAATTTCACGCTCTTGTCGAACAGGCGTCCCTACCGGTGCTGGTCGATTTTTATTCTCCAACCTGCGGACCCTGTCAAATACTGGCGCCTACCCTTGATGCACTGGCTCATGATTATGTTGGCCGGTTGCTGATCTTTAAAATCGATACCTCCTCACAACAGAGGATGGCGCAACGATTTCAGATTCGTGGGGTACCAACCCTGTTGTTTTTCAAAAACGGTCGATGCATTGATCAGGTGGTTGGTGCAGTGCCGCGGTCTGATATCGAACAGCGTATTCATACACTTCTCCAGCAGGCGGCTTAA
- a CDS encoding tyrosine-type recombinase/integrase: MSVHQTKDGRWFVFYHKGFNKEEPNRTREYFGRGIEAELAAHARNHAIGLGVQRDHSAAEPTFADLAADYMEAHAGDMRPTSREDAAWKLDGVILPQLGHLPGSRIGPPALDGYVAGRAALGRKNTSIHRELSIIRAIIRWAVKRHKITHNPMDGFDLPRRDDAIISPPTAAELQALYRAAAPHLQRALLLSYYTGMRPGGSELLALRWEHVDRVNGSIFVESAKKGGMRARGVPIATELDTAMARWIQADRERGPLQWVVHYHGARIGSLKTAWAQAKRRAGITRRMRLYDLRHMAASDMLAGGADLKSVSEILGHASPDMTMRIYQHTITAQRRAAIAVLGKRLPIDTSQDDDKTG; this comes from the coding sequence ATGAGCGTCCACCAGACCAAAGATGGCCGATGGTTCGTTTTTTACCATAAGGGATTCAACAAAGAGGAACCCAACCGCACCAGGGAATATTTCGGCCGGGGGATTGAGGCGGAACTGGCCGCCCATGCGCGCAACCATGCCATCGGCCTGGGCGTGCAGCGGGATCACAGCGCGGCAGAACCCACCTTCGCCGACCTGGCGGCCGATTACATGGAGGCCCACGCCGGCGACATGCGACCCACCAGCAGGGAGGATGCCGCCTGGAAACTGGACGGCGTCATCTTGCCCCAGCTCGGCCATCTGCCGGGCAGCCGGATCGGGCCACCGGCGCTTGATGGCTATGTGGCCGGTCGGGCCGCCCTGGGACGAAAAAACACGTCGATCCACCGGGAGCTGTCAATCATCAGGGCCATCATCCGCTGGGCCGTCAAGCGGCACAAAATCACCCACAATCCGATGGACGGGTTCGACCTGCCGCGCCGCGATGACGCCATCATCAGCCCACCGACGGCAGCCGAGCTGCAGGCCCTGTATCGAGCCGCTGCACCGCACCTGCAGCGCGCCCTGCTCCTGAGCTATTATACCGGGATGCGGCCGGGAGGCTCTGAGCTGCTGGCTCTGCGCTGGGAACATGTGGACCGGGTCAACGGTTCTATCTTCGTGGAGAGTGCAAAAAAAGGAGGGATGCGGGCGAGAGGGGTACCAATCGCCACGGAACTCGACACAGCCATGGCAAGGTGGATCCAGGCCGACCGGGAGCGAGGACCGTTGCAATGGGTGGTCCATTATCACGGCGCCCGGATCGGCAGCCTCAAAACAGCCTGGGCCCAGGCCAAGAGGCGGGCAGGGATCACCCGCCGCATGCGCCTCTACGATCTTCGCCACATGGCAGCCAGCGACATGCTTGCCGGCGGCGCCGATCTCAAATCAGTGTCCGAGATCCTCGGCCATGCCTCGCCCGACATGACCATGCGCATCTACCAGCACACTATCACCGCCCAACGCCGCGCCGCCATCGCCGTTCTTGGTAAGCGTTTACCAATAGACACCAGCCAAGACGACGATAAAACGGGATGA
- a CDS encoding type II toxin-antitoxin system HicB family antitoxin, protein MGTLKYKRYEGTAEVDMDRCVCRGKILFINDLVIYEAESPAALKKAFEEAVDDYIETCAELGREPKKPLKGQFNVRISPELHKDASLRAIHDGITLNELVGKAISAFVHSGAEVNYNYHYVSVAQSDNNFNTWLSSPYTGTQFFEGTAHATAN, encoded by the coding sequence ATGGGCACTCTCAAGTATAAAAGATATGAAGGAACAGCCGAGGTGGACATGGATCGTTGTGTTTGTCGGGGCAAGATTCTTTTTATTAACGATCTTGTTATTTACGAAGCGGAGAGTCCGGCTGCACTTAAAAAAGCCTTCGAGGAAGCAGTTGATGATTACATAGAGACGTGCGCTGAACTGGGGAGGGAACCCAAAAAACCACTCAAGGGACAATTCAATGTAAGGATCTCTCCAGAATTGCACAAGGATGCCAGTCTTAGAGCAATACACGACGGCATTACATTGAATGAGTTGGTGGGGAAAGCGATATCGGCATTTGTTCACTCTGGGGCAGAGGTGAATTACAATTACCACTATGTTAGTGTCGCGCAGTCAGATAATAATTTCAATACATGGTTATCTAGCCCATATACCGGCACTCAGTTTTTCGAGGGAACAGCTCATGCAACAGCAAACTGA